One genomic region from Spirosoma sp. KCTC 42546 encodes:
- a CDS encoding response regulator transcription factor codes for MLVDDHSIVRDGIRLLLEQADGLEIIDEANDGEETLDKLKAHQAAPEQLPDLILMDISLPGMSGIQTTQVITRLYKNIRVLMLSMHNNEDYILRSVEAGAYGYILKDSSSDEMIKAIRTIAAGEKYYSSPVASIILSGYMQQLKKGSRHSRSERQSKLSNKEKEILQFLVAGMSSREIAEKLQLSVRTVDNHRANMMRRLQVRNAAELVRMAVEDKLI; via the coding sequence ATGCTGGTGGACGACCATTCGATCGTTCGGGATGGTATTCGGCTCTTGCTGGAACAAGCCGATGGACTGGAAATTATTGACGAAGCTAATGATGGTGAAGAAACGCTCGATAAGCTAAAAGCCCATCAGGCTGCGCCAGAACAACTGCCCGACCTGATTCTTATGGACATCTCGTTGCCGGGCATGTCGGGAATTCAAACGACACAGGTAATCACCCGATTATATAAGAACATACGGGTACTGATGCTCTCCATGCACAACAATGAAGATTATATTCTTCGGTCGGTAGAGGCTGGTGCCTATGGCTATATCTTGAAAGATTCGTCATCGGATGAGATGATCAAGGCGATTCGCACGATTGCAGCCGGTGAAAAATACTATAGCTCACCTGTGGCGTCAATTATCCTGAGCGGCTACATGCAGCAGCTTAAAAAAGGGAGTCGGCATAGTCGCAGCGAACGGCAATCGAAGTTATCGAACAAGGAGAAAGAGATTCTGCAATTTCTGGTGGCTGGTATGAGCAGCCGGGAAATAGCCGAAAAACTTCAACTCAGTGTCCGGACGGTTGATAATCATCGGGCTAATATGATGCGTCGGTTACAGGTTCGTAACGCTGCCGAACTGGTCAGAATGGCGGTTGAAGACAAGCTGATTTGA
- a CDS encoding GIY-YIG nuclease family protein, producing the protein MHTVYIIYSPTIDQYFIGQTKDIRITLWQHNAKTNPATAEGKPWEVKFTQQFATRNEALSLEMKLKKKDRAHWEELINSAQPAA; encoded by the coding sequence ATGCATACCGTTTATATTATCTACAGTCCCACCATCGACCAGTATTTCATTGGTCAAACCAAAGATATCCGAATTACCTTGTGGCAACACAATGCAAAAACGAATCCAGCCACAGCGGAGGGTAAACCCTGGGAAGTAAAATTCACCCAGCAATTTGCCACCCGAAATGAAGCCCTGAGTCTGGAAATGAAACTGAAGAAAAAGGACCGCGCCCACTGGGAAGAACTCATTAACAGTGCTCAACCAGCCGCCTAA
- a CDS encoding sensor histidine kinase has product MSDSLNDNAKDGSVIPVRFTRLYMTMLIILAVLLTVGQGLTQWRFGAIEQEMGVIRHTALQRHQSQQIVKQVLQVTDASEQTSFEENVAELRRLFPVFERFHLETREGRTDNPAIKITYSDTVNRLYANIRPEFEAFQQSANRMMRLQRFEEVKQPDVQANLKLMLANEKPFLEKIDRIVVVCNGELRARLTLLRSIELYLYIFTVIALVAIGLLIFRPAARKLKQTFAQLIEAESQTTAANKKLVSANKSLKETRQKLFEATKQQYEQQIDDQKLRTSYLIAGQEEERKRMSRELHDGLGQMLTAIKLQIEGLEAGMARAAATEQTGTAAFSKNIKTLKSLVTQTIQETRTISNNLMPSVLSDFGVVPAIKMLAEHDRSESLDVTFKTNFTADMPRLDKNIEIMLYRVTQEAVSNAVRHAKPAHIRIELKERGNSLELVVSDDGQGFRVPRKNQSNELLKPIQEVNTDNPQSTKLRPPSQGLHNIQERTKLVNGKFKLNSSPGKGTKLQISIPYQPTLAHHDTY; this is encoded by the coding sequence GTGTCCGACTCACTCAACGATAACGCAAAAGACGGTTCGGTAATTCCCGTCCGGTTCACTCGTTTATACATGACAATGCTCATTATCCTGGCTGTTTTACTGACAGTAGGGCAGGGGCTAACCCAATGGCGCTTCGGGGCCATTGAACAGGAAATGGGTGTCATTCGGCATACGGCGCTGCAACGGCACCAGAGTCAACAGATTGTAAAGCAGGTACTCCAGGTAACCGACGCCAGCGAGCAGACCAGCTTTGAAGAAAATGTTGCCGAATTAAGGCGTTTGTTCCCCGTATTTGAACGCTTCCATCTAGAGACTCGCGAAGGCCGCACCGATAATCCAGCAATTAAAATCACCTATTCAGATACCGTTAACCGTTTGTACGCCAATATCCGTCCGGAATTTGAAGCTTTCCAGCAAAGTGCCAATCGGATGATGCGCCTGCAACGATTTGAGGAAGTTAAACAGCCCGATGTACAGGCGAACCTTAAATTAATGCTAGCCAATGAGAAACCATTTCTGGAGAAAATTGACCGGATTGTGGTGGTCTGCAATGGGGAGTTGCGAGCCAGGCTAACATTATTGCGGTCCATTGAGTTGTATTTGTACATTTTTACGGTGATTGCCCTGGTAGCCATTGGTTTACTCATTTTTAGGCCCGCTGCACGCAAATTAAAACAAACCTTCGCCCAGTTGATAGAAGCCGAAAGTCAGACAACAGCCGCTAATAAAAAACTGGTGAGCGCCAATAAGTCGCTGAAAGAAACCCGACAGAAACTCTTTGAAGCCACAAAGCAGCAATATGAACAACAGATTGATGATCAGAAACTACGAACATCGTACCTGATTGCCGGACAGGAGGAAGAACGTAAACGAATGTCGCGCGAGCTTCATGATGGCCTTGGGCAGATGCTAACAGCCATTAAACTGCAAATTGAAGGGCTCGAAGCCGGAATGGCCCGAGCCGCTGCAACTGAACAAACGGGTACCGCAGCCTTTTCTAAAAACATAAAGACGCTGAAGAGCCTGGTAACGCAGACGATTCAGGAAACCCGAACGATTTCCAATAATTTAATGCCAAGCGTTTTAAGTGATTTCGGCGTTGTGCCCGCTATTAAAATGTTAGCTGAACACGACCGTAGCGAATCGCTCGATGTTACGTTTAAAACAAACTTTACGGCCGATATGCCCCGTTTGGACAAAAATATCGAGATCATGCTGTATCGGGTAACGCAGGAAGCGGTTAGCAATGCGGTCCGGCATGCTAAGCCAGCCCACATCCGAATCGAACTAAAAGAGCGTGGAAATAGCTTAGAGTTAGTAGTGAGTGACGATGGACAGGGGTTTCGGGTACCCCGGAAAAACCAGAGTAATGAATTGCTGAAACCAATTCAGGAAGTGAATACGGATAATCCCCAATCAACGAAATTACGTCCACCTTCACAGGGATTGCATAACATACAGGAACGAACGAAACTGGTCAACGGTAAATTTAAACTTAATTCTTCTCCGGGGAAAGGTACTAAACTACAGATTAGCATACCCTATCAACCGACTCTTGCTCATCATGACACATACTAA
- a CDS encoding acyltransferase, with product MGSSRAVWLDYLRSFVTLLVLAHHAALAYPTFAYFDPTHYIYSTAPIVDDSRWLGMDRFIGFNDLFFMPLMFLISGLFVYRGLRKKGIKAYLTDRFIRLGVPFLIAELLLIPLAYVPSFYVATHSTDLFTFVEDYIGKQQWPVGPPWFIWLLLAFDGVAVLIFNISPSFFSTLGNKLESLSKQPVQFGVIIYGLTAISLIPLSLWVGQYTWVGNWGPFDFQLNRLFFYLLFFLLGACLGSTDWQGYLFRSGKLFGKGWAFWLLASLICYLLVVFVSGLGADWVKQGRLSSTAGYCLYDVFFVVSCLASMGACLAVFKQNITQPNEGWASLSANAYGIYILHYPFITWAQFALLGAGLPVIGKFLIVFLVSISLSWLSSSWVRRNQLATQVL from the coding sequence ATGGGTAGCTCTCGAGCGGTTTGGCTTGATTATTTGCGTTCGTTTGTTACCCTGTTAGTCCTGGCTCATCATGCAGCGCTGGCTTACCCTACTTTTGCCTATTTTGATCCCACCCATTACATCTACTCGACCGCGCCTATTGTAGATGATAGCCGCTGGTTGGGCATGGATAGGTTTATTGGGTTCAACGATCTGTTTTTTATGCCCCTGATGTTTTTAATCAGTGGGCTGTTTGTGTATCGGGGGCTTCGCAAAAAAGGAATAAAAGCATATTTGACTGATCGGTTCATCCGGCTGGGCGTCCCGTTTCTGATAGCCGAACTGCTGCTCATTCCACTGGCCTATGTCCCTTCGTTTTATGTGGCTACCCATTCAACAGACCTCTTTACGTTTGTTGAGGATTACATTGGTAAGCAACAATGGCCGGTAGGGCCGCCCTGGTTTATTTGGCTCCTGTTGGCATTTGACGGGGTTGCCGTGCTTATTTTCAACATAAGCCCGTCCTTTTTTTCAACACTGGGCAATAAGCTGGAAAGCTTGAGCAAACAACCTGTTCAATTTGGTGTGATCATCTACGGCCTAACGGCTATTTCGCTGATTCCACTTAGCTTGTGGGTAGGACAGTACACCTGGGTAGGTAATTGGGGACCTTTTGATTTTCAACTCAACCGGCTTTTCTTTTACCTGCTATTTTTCCTGCTGGGTGCCTGTTTGGGAAGCACAGACTGGCAAGGCTACCTGTTCCGAAGCGGAAAGTTATTTGGTAAAGGCTGGGCGTTCTGGCTGCTGGCCAGCCTGATTTGCTACCTTTTGGTCGTGTTTGTTTCAGGTCTTGGCGCAGATTGGGTTAAGCAGGGTAGACTTAGTTCTACCGCGGGCTATTGCCTGTATGATGTCTTCTTTGTGGTTAGTTGCCTGGCCAGTATGGGAGCCTGCTTAGCTGTCTTCAAACAGAACATTACTCAACCGAACGAGGGCTGGGCGAGTTTATCGGCTAATGCCTATGGGATTTATATCCTGCATTACCCATTTATCACCTGGGCGCAGTTTGCCTTGCTGGGAGCTGGCTTACCCGTTATTGGTAAATTCCTGATCGTGTTTTTGGTCTCAATCAGTTTGAGCTGGCTCAGTAGCAGTTGGGTCAGAAGAAATCAGCTGGCGACTCAAGTTTTGTGA
- a CDS encoding DUF3299 domain-containing protein encodes MNRLVIAFLCVSLVASAFRPAILPIERTRPKAVAPVAAEPVKLSWEVLRDVTFKKKWYAEESVYMLYPTFGQAIQKLNGKTVDLTGYVLPVDLESNIYVLSAFPYSACFFCGGAGPESVVSLKFKKSDKKFKTDERRTFRGTLKLNADNIYELNYILADAEMIPQ; translated from the coding sequence ATGAACCGTTTAGTCATTGCTTTCCTCTGCGTGTCGCTTGTAGCCTCGGCTTTTCGTCCCGCCATCTTGCCCATCGAACGAACAAGGCCTAAAGCAGTAGCTCCTGTGGCTGCCGAACCGGTAAAACTGTCGTGGGAAGTCCTGCGCGATGTGACCTTCAAGAAAAAATGGTATGCCGAAGAATCGGTATACATGCTCTACCCAACCTTTGGGCAAGCCATTCAGAAACTGAACGGCAAAACAGTTGACCTGACGGGCTACGTCCTCCCCGTCGACCTCGAATCGAACATCTACGTCCTATCGGCTTTCCCGTATAGTGCCTGCTTCTTTTGCGGTGGTGCGGGACCTGAATCAGTGGTGTCGCTGAAATTCAAAAAGTCCGACAAGAAATTCAAAACCGACGAGCGCCGTACCTTCCGGGGAACGCTCAAACTCAATGCGGATAATATCTACGAACTGAATTACATTCTGGCCGACGCCGAAATGATTCCTCAGTAG
- a CDS encoding C40 family peptidase, whose translation MQQRWLREMIHPVLLSACLLSTLTACEALRSSGPSVSRRPSSTRPVARRTPTGKTPARPPAVPAKPAGKTVDGRTYEDRYVPEVVKIARTYTGTPYRSGGNTTDGIDCSGLVYAVFNTVGLKMPRISWQQSEVGHEVEVTEILPGDLIFFVPDKGQAGYVSHTGIVTEVNGQQNIRFIHASSSRGVREDNLYADYFKGRFVKALRPF comes from the coding sequence ATGCAACAACGCTGGCTCCGGGAGATGATCCATCCCGTACTGCTGAGTGCCTGCCTACTTTCGACGCTTACTGCCTGTGAGGCTCTACGTTCCTCCGGACCATCTGTTAGTCGTCGCCCGTCATCAACCCGGCCTGTTGCCCGCCGAACACCCACTGGTAAAACACCGGCGCGTCCGCCTGCTGTTCCGGCCAAACCCGCCGGTAAAACAGTTGATGGTCGTACCTACGAAGACCGGTATGTGCCGGAAGTGGTCAAGATTGCCCGTACCTATACGGGCACGCCTTATCGCTCGGGAGGCAACACGACGGATGGTATCGACTGCTCGGGTTTAGTCTATGCTGTTTTCAACACAGTGGGCCTGAAAATGCCCCGGATCTCGTGGCAACAATCGGAAGTGGGGCACGAGGTGGAAGTAACTGAAATCCTGCCCGGCGATTTAATCTTTTTCGTTCCCGACAAGGGCCAGGCGGGTTACGTATCGCATACGGGTATCGTAACGGAAGTGAACGGCCAACAAAACATCCGGTTCATTCATGCCTCCTCGTCACGCGGTGTTCGGGAGGATAATCTGTACGCCGATTATTTCAAAGGTCGTTTTGTGAAAGCCTTGCGGCCATTTTGA
- a CDS encoding M23 family metallopeptidase → MRVVGIVGALLIGGLNAASSQVVISNSDDPTLYTYCQQFQTLYTQIREQSITPDSARLQFSGIMQRLQARFRSMESYQQDSLQRDSLRRTGLYFSFPIRGYSTSAIGGSHGEGYRGTGFDLFDYNVRGSHPAQDIFISDKNQDNIDDKTGKPVDILAMSRGLVLAIETDWKPGSDYRGGNWIWVYDPTLHGLFYYAHNSEVDVSPGQWVHAGQKLAEMGRSGFNAYKNRSPTHLHLMYLQIQPNGLPQPVNTYPWLLTAKTTY, encoded by the coding sequence ATGCGAGTAGTAGGAATTGTGGGGGCATTATTAATTGGCGGGCTGAACGCGGCTTCGTCGCAGGTCGTTATCAGCAATTCCGACGACCCCACCCTGTACACCTATTGTCAGCAATTCCAGACTCTATACACCCAAATCCGGGAGCAGTCGATCACCCCCGATTCGGCCCGGCTGCAATTCAGCGGTATTATGCAACGTTTGCAGGCGCGGTTTCGCAGTATGGAGAGTTACCAGCAGGATTCGCTCCAACGGGATAGCCTCCGCCGAACCGGTTTGTATTTTTCATTTCCTATTCGGGGTTATTCAACCAGTGCCATCGGAGGTTCGCATGGCGAAGGCTACCGGGGAACAGGATTCGATCTGTTCGATTATAACGTTCGGGGAAGTCACCCTGCTCAGGACATTTTTATCAGCGATAAGAATCAGGATAACATCGACGATAAAACGGGCAAACCTGTTGATATCCTGGCCATGAGCCGGGGACTCGTACTGGCAATCGAAACCGATTGGAAACCCGGTTCTGATTATCGGGGGGGCAACTGGATCTGGGTATACGACCCCACCCTTCATGGCTTGTTCTATTACGCGCACAATAGCGAAGTAGACGTATCGCCGGGCCAATGGGTGCACGCAGGTCAGAAACTAGCCGAAATGGGCCGATCGGGCTTCAATGCCTACAAAAACCGCTCACCAACGCATTTACACCTGATGTATCTGCAAATTCAGCCCAACGGTCTGCCGCAGCCCGTGAATACCTATCCCTGGTTGTTGACTGCAAAAACAACTTACTAA
- a CDS encoding Tex family protein, translated as MTQLPEQRVAARLGLNARSVAATIELLNGGATVPFIARYRKEATASATGVPLDEVQIGQIKEAYQKLLELDKRREAILKSIDEQGKLTPELRRKLEATDSLIDLEDLYLPYKQKRKTRATIAIERGLEPLANVIISQREPNIERTAQRFLSDAVPTIADALQGARDILAERVSEDADARQRIRNLFEREAIVRSVVKKGKDAEGVKFKDYFDFAEPLRRVPSHRLLALRRGESEGFLNVSIGPDEEAAIERLERQFVADRSGTPVCKEQVSLAIRDGYKRLLKPSLETEFANLSKEKADMEAIRIFADNLRQLLLSPPLGQQRVLAIDPGYRTGCKTVCLDAQGNLLTDTVLYLSQSENQRQQAAQTVQKLVSQHKIGAIAIGNGTAGRETEEFVQSLNLTNASGEALPIFMVSEQGASIYSASEVAREEFPDRDVTVRGAVSIGRRLMDPLAELVKIDPKSIGVGQYQHDVDQTDLKTSLDTVVESCVNQVGVSLNTASAYLLRYVSGLGPQLAGNIVAYRAENGAFTSRDQLKKVPRLGPKAFEQCAGFLRIEGAKNPLDNSAVHPERYALVERMATDAGSTVTDLVHRPELRQQIKPERYVTTDVGLPTLRDILTELAKPGRDPREQLSVFEYDARVRSVDDLHEGMVLHGVVTNITAFGAFVDIGVKQDGLVHVSQLANHFVSDPKTVVKVYQKVKVKVMEVDKARKRIALSMKF; from the coding sequence ATGACCCAATTACCTGAACAACGTGTAGCAGCCCGGCTTGGCCTGAATGCCCGGTCGGTAGCCGCCACCATCGAATTACTCAATGGCGGAGCAACGGTTCCCTTTATTGCCCGCTATCGAAAAGAAGCGACTGCTTCCGCAACTGGTGTTCCGCTCGACGAAGTACAGATCGGCCAGATCAAGGAAGCCTACCAGAAATTGCTGGAGCTGGATAAACGCCGGGAGGCTATTCTTAAATCCATTGATGAGCAGGGTAAACTCACGCCCGAACTGCGCCGGAAACTCGAAGCTACCGATTCGCTCATCGACCTCGAAGATCTGTATCTGCCCTATAAGCAAAAGCGAAAAACCCGCGCTACCATTGCCATTGAGCGCGGTCTGGAGCCACTTGCCAACGTGATAATTTCCCAAAGAGAACCCAACATCGAACGAACGGCTCAACGGTTTTTGTCGGATGCGGTTCCAACGATAGCGGATGCCTTACAGGGTGCGCGTGATATTCTGGCCGAGCGCGTCAGTGAAGATGCCGATGCCCGTCAGCGCATTCGTAACCTGTTCGAGCGGGAGGCTATTGTTCGATCGGTCGTTAAAAAAGGGAAAGATGCCGAAGGGGTAAAGTTTAAAGACTATTTCGATTTTGCTGAACCCCTCCGGCGTGTACCCTCGCACCGCCTGCTGGCGCTGCGTCGGGGTGAGTCAGAAGGATTTTTAAACGTGAGTATTGGTCCCGATGAAGAAGCGGCTATCGAACGGCTCGAACGGCAGTTTGTTGCCGACCGATCGGGTACGCCAGTTTGCAAAGAGCAGGTCTCGCTGGCCATTCGGGATGGCTACAAACGCCTGCTCAAGCCTTCCCTCGAAACGGAATTTGCCAACCTGTCCAAAGAAAAAGCGGATATGGAAGCAATCCGAATCTTTGCCGATAACCTACGCCAACTGCTGTTAAGCCCACCACTTGGCCAGCAACGCGTTCTGGCTATCGACCCTGGCTACCGAACGGGTTGTAAAACCGTTTGCCTCGATGCCCAGGGAAATCTGTTAACGGATACCGTATTGTATTTGTCTCAGTCGGAAAATCAGCGGCAGCAGGCAGCGCAGACGGTTCAGAAACTGGTTAGCCAGCATAAGATTGGTGCCATTGCCATTGGGAACGGGACTGCCGGTCGTGAGACGGAGGAATTTGTGCAGAGCTTGAATCTGACGAATGCATCGGGCGAAGCTTTACCAATTTTCATGGTGAGTGAACAGGGGGCGTCTATTTATTCGGCCTCGGAAGTTGCGCGTGAGGAGTTTCCGGACCGTGACGTAACCGTACGGGGAGCTGTGAGCATTGGTCGTCGACTCATGGACCCACTGGCTGAGCTGGTGAAAATCGATCCGAAATCCATTGGCGTTGGGCAATACCAGCACGATGTGGACCAGACCGATTTGAAAACCAGTTTGGATACCGTGGTGGAAAGTTGCGTGAATCAGGTAGGCGTATCGTTGAATACCGCCAGCGCGTATCTGCTCCGGTACGTGTCGGGACTGGGCCCACAACTGGCGGGGAATATCGTGGCGTATCGGGCCGAGAACGGCGCTTTTACGTCGCGTGATCAACTTAAGAAAGTACCTCGGCTGGGGCCGAAAGCCTTTGAGCAATGTGCGGGCTTTCTACGCATCGAAGGCGCTAAAAATCCGTTGGATAATAGCGCGGTTCACCCCGAACGCTACGCCCTGGTTGAGCGGATGGCTACCGATGCGGGCAGTACCGTTACCGACCTCGTTCACCGGCCCGAGTTACGCCAGCAGATCAAACCCGAACGCTATGTAACAACCGATGTTGGTTTACCAACCCTGCGTGATATTCTGACTGAACTCGCCAAGCCGGGCCGTGACCCACGTGAACAATTGTCGGTGTTTGAGTACGATGCCCGTGTTCGTTCTGTGGATGATTTGCACGAGGGCATGGTGCTACATGGTGTTGTTACGAACATCACAGCCTTTGGGGCTTTTGTCGACATTGGTGTTAAGCAGGATGGACTGGTTCACGTTTCGCAACTGGCCAATCACTTTGTTTCGGACCCGAAAACGGTTGTTAAGGTGTACCAGAAAGTAAAAGTTAAGGTCATGGAAGTAGATAAGGCACGGAAACGCATTGCTTTATCCATGAAATTTTAA
- a CDS encoding peroxiredoxin: protein MSLRLGDIAPDFEADTTQGHIHFHEWLGNSWGMLFSHPADFTPVCTTELGRTALLKDEFGKRNVKVIAVSVDDLESHNRWTPDIKDVTGSEVNFPIIADPDRTVATLYDMIHPNASEKATVRSVFVIGPDKKIKLTLTYPASTGRNFNELLRVIDSLQLTADYQVATPADWQQGDDVIVTPAVTNDQLEAKFPKGVTFVKPYLRTTPQPNK, encoded by the coding sequence ATGTCACTTCGCTTAGGAGATATTGCCCCCGATTTTGAGGCCGACACAACCCAGGGCCACATTCACTTTCATGAATGGTTGGGTAATTCATGGGGTATGTTATTCTCGCACCCCGCCGATTTTACGCCGGTTTGTACTACTGAACTAGGCCGTACGGCCCTGCTTAAAGATGAATTTGGCAAACGGAATGTAAAAGTCATTGCCGTATCGGTCGATGACCTGGAATCGCACAACCGGTGGACACCCGATATTAAGGATGTTACAGGCTCAGAGGTTAACTTCCCAATTATTGCCGATCCGGATCGCACGGTGGCTACACTTTACGATATGATCCACCCTAATGCTAGTGAAAAAGCAACGGTGCGGTCGGTGTTCGTAATTGGGCCCGATAAAAAGATCAAGCTAACCCTGACGTATCCTGCTTCGACCGGCCGTAATTTCAATGAGTTACTGCGCGTAATTGACTCGCTGCAACTAACCGCCGATTACCAGGTGGCTACACCTGCCGACTGGCAGCAGGGTGATGATGTGATTGTAACGCCCGCCGTAACGAACGATCAACTGGAAGCTAAATTTCCGAAAGGCGTAACTTTCGTGAAGCCTTATTTACGTACTACGCCCCAGCCGAATAAGTAA
- a CDS encoding cold-shock protein has product MQTGTVKFFNETKGFGFIKPDEGGEDIFVHASGLIDQIRENDKVKFNVERGKKGLNAVNVEIA; this is encoded by the coding sequence ATGCAAACAGGAACTGTAAAATTCTTTAATGAAACCAAAGGGTTTGGCTTCATTAAACCTGATGAAGGTGGCGAAGACATTTTTGTACACGCTTCCGGTCTCATCGACCAAATCCGTGAAAACGACAAAGTTAAGTTCAATGTCGAACGCGGTAAGAAAGGCTTAAATGCCGTAAACGTCGAAATAGCTTAA
- a CDS encoding tetratricopeptide repeat protein, translated as MKVKDAIYLCLLLGNLSISLGQQKCLPVNHRGQVVLNLLDGKGIDGVQIVINGNLGPITSNGGNFIYKLDDCIGTPVRVQALKDGYGVVNNIEISGHTLRANLTPGQLQFKIIICEEKYIEQYKLEYYSQIINLPILREMSRLKQRVKELENNANSNSILVKELQALRQKYSNLENSYIQLKEQAVQVATIFANLKASEIDTTYQKAFAFYKVGQFDNARKVLLNADLDEENLDFNSQEKLGYRIIEAARLKRKQWINKQMLLGNIYASKNEDDKAINYYRQAVIEDSSVYENVSTLAFFLLKQDKFSEGVKWYKQAFKVAKNLDSKWLIYNNLGNDYLRIKDRKEAELMYFRALDVARAIYKTDSNSRNLRLSLVNLGSFYLSEQKAEKADTCYLSAFSLWQNVNIRTETEKYEYASLLVMMARFNHRMGSVTLSYNMNKASIAIFEELIQYNSFYKSNLAIVCINMGNLLYNLRNYAEAKFYYDKSMGVYKNMQNESYKNEFGYANLLLDIALLYEELYEYSLAQKYFQECLLVHQRMVNKNKDQYLPELADFYGYFGNFYLIISRYQESKKILDKGLNIFDDLCTRDYRQFSFGYANMLYRIGCYYKVTGECEKAKNSFECSIAIYEKLLEVNANYYNRRLDIVLKELRSL; from the coding sequence ATGAAAGTAAAGGATGCTATTTATTTATGTTTATTGCTGGGTAATTTGTCGATTAGTTTAGGACAACAAAAATGCCTGCCAGTTAATCATCGTGGTCAGGTTGTCCTTAATTTATTAGATGGTAAAGGAATAGATGGAGTTCAAATTGTTATCAATGGTAATTTAGGGCCAATTACTAGTAATGGAGGTAATTTTATTTATAAATTAGATGATTGTATTGGTACTCCTGTTAGGGTACAAGCATTAAAAGATGGCTACGGAGTTGTTAATAATATTGAAATTTCTGGACATACACTCCGGGCTAATTTAACCCCAGGACAATTACAGTTTAAGATAATAATTTGTGAAGAAAAATATATAGAACAATATAAATTAGAGTACTATAGTCAAATAATTAATTTGCCAATACTTAGGGAAATGTCACGCTTAAAACAGCGCGTTAAAGAATTAGAGAATAATGCCAATAGTAACTCTATTTTAGTGAAAGAGCTCCAGGCATTAAGGCAGAAATATTCTAACTTAGAAAATAGCTACATTCAATTAAAGGAACAAGCAGTACAAGTTGCAACAATATTTGCTAATCTTAAGGCATCTGAAATAGATACAACTTATCAAAAGGCTTTTGCTTTCTACAAAGTAGGACAATTTGATAATGCAAGGAAGGTATTGCTGAATGCAGATCTTGATGAAGAAAATTTGGACTTTAACTCACAAGAAAAATTAGGTTATAGGATTATAGAAGCTGCTAGGTTAAAACGAAAGCAATGGATTAATAAACAAATGCTACTTGGTAACATTTATGCCTCTAAAAATGAAGATGATAAGGCCATTAACTACTATCGACAAGCTGTGATAGAGGATTCTAGTGTATATGAAAATGTATCGACTCTTGCGTTTTTTTTGCTGAAACAAGATAAATTTTCAGAAGGTGTAAAATGGTACAAACAAGCTTTTAAAGTCGCGAAAAACTTAGATAGTAAGTGGCTTATTTATAATAATTTAGGTAACGATTATTTAAGGATAAAAGATAGAAAAGAAGCAGAGCTAATGTATTTTAGAGCTCTTGACGTTGCAAGAGCTATTTATAAAACTGATTCAAACTCTAGAAACTTAAGGTTATCATTAGTTAATCTTGGTAGTTTTTATTTGTCAGAACAAAAAGCGGAAAAGGCAGATACCTGCTATTTGAGTGCTTTTTCCTTATGGCAGAATGTAAATATAAGGACTGAGACTGAGAAATATGAATATGCATCATTACTTGTAATGATGGCTAGATTTAATCACCGAATGGGATCTGTTACATTGTCTTATAATATGAATAAAGCTTCTATAGCCATTTTTGAAGAACTAATTCAATACAATTCCTTCTACAAATCAAATCTTGCTATTGTTTGCATAAATATGGGTAATTTACTATATAATTTAAGGAACTATGCGGAAGCTAAGTTTTATTATGATAAATCAATGGGAGTCTATAAGAATATGCAGAATGAAAGTTATAAGAATGAATTTGGTTATGCTAACTTATTATTAGATATTGCCCTTTTATATGAAGAACTGTATGAATATAGTCTGGCACAAAAATACTTTCAAGAATGCTTATTAGTACATCAAAGAATGGTGAATAAAAATAAAGATCAATATTTACCAGAGCTAGCTGATTTCTATGGCTATTTTGGTAATTTTTATTTGATTATTTCTCGGTATCAAGAGTCTAAAAAGATTCTTGATAAAGGCTTAAATATATTTGATGATCTATGTACGAGAGATTATAGGCAGTTTAGTTTTGGATATGCAAATATGTTATATAGGATTGGATGCTATTATAAAGTAACTGGTGAATGCGAAAAAGCTAAGAATAGTTTTGAGTGCTCTATTGCTATATATGAAAAATTGTTAGAAGTTAATGCAAATTACTATAATAGAAGGTTAGATATAGTTTTGAAAGAGCTACGGAGTTTATAG